One genomic window of Syngnathoides biaculeatus isolate LvHL_M chromosome 13, ASM1980259v1, whole genome shotgun sequence includes the following:
- the LOC133511057 gene encoding uncharacterized protein LOC133511057, with amino-acid sequence MENRVKLEKLSGTCAFQHLNDRGDVYQQSFERQILPHETKQKIIPATRRISKNSHVKLVGCQESCIWVQPDVLVVTERSSHNMDPADSGAIYKSLQIQGRRIAKQEAALQVTNHRLQKMSALLDSWFTSMSSPADASPLTATAAPSPSPSAPAPLPVQDAQRTVCTPLSRPERFSGDTDSLRDIPPDGESRGLGHSRMEARFQYLLHLDLLCVCNDADSNISHVQSVLRHDLYVKAEKCEFHRTSISFLSFVLAEGGNPHGSRQGQGRLSVAHSHESQRDSGIAAVLSQKSSRNGRLHPCASLSKSLMPAKRNYGIGDREFLAVKTAMAEWRHWPGSINWKLSALSRIYEGEWREPDHTLILPDTCFVSTSTWEIEVQVKEALKDSSSAARCPANRLYVVPPLRGKVID; translated from the exons ATGGAAAACCGAGTGAAGCTCGAAAAGCTAAGCGGAACCTGTGCGTTTCAGCATCTTAACGATCGCGGCGACGTCTACCAGCAGTCGTTCGAACGTCAAATCCTTCCTCACGAGACAAAGCAGAAAATTATCCCGGCAACTCGTCGTATTTCCAAAAACTCGCATGTAAAGTTAGTCGGGTGTCAAG agtcgtgcatttgggtccaacccgatgttctggtcgtgacagaacgatctagccataacatggacccagccgactcaggtGCGATCTACAAGTCCTTGCAGATCCAGGGCAGACGTATCGCCAAGCAGGAAGCCGCTCTTCAGGTAACTAATCACCGGTTACAGAAGATGTCTGCTCTGCTGGACTCGTGGTTCACGTCCATGTCCAGTCCTGCCGACGCCAGTCCGCTGACAGCCACCGCCGCCCCAAGCCCAAGTCCATCCGCGCCCGCTCCTCTGCCGGTCCAGGATGCCCAGCGAACTGTGTGCACGCCACTCTCCCGACCCGAGAGGTTCTCCGGAGACACAG ATAGCCTTCGTgatatcccacctgacgggGAGAGCAGAGGCTTGGGCCACAGCCGAATGGAGGCGCGGTTCCAGTACCTGCTGCACCTGGACCTCCTTTGTGTGTGCAATGACGCAG ATTCCAATATCAGCCACGTCCAGTCTGTGCTACGGCATGATCTGTACGTGAAGGCAGAGAAGTGCGAATTCCACCGAACCTCCATCTCGTTCCTGAGTTTTGTCCTAGCAGAGGGGGGAAATCCACACGGATCCCGGCAAGGCCAAGGGCGTCTTtcagtggcccactcccacGAATCGCAAAGAG ATTCTGGGATAGCGGCGGTCCTCTCTCAGAAGAGTTCCAGGAATGGGAGACTACACCCTTGCGCTTCCCTCTCCAAGAGCCTGATGCCGGCGAAACGAAACTATGGTATCGGAGACCGGGAGTTCCTCGCCGTCAAGACGGCCATGGCAGAGTGGAGACACTG GCCGGGGTCCATAAACTGGAAACTCAGTGCGCTGTCGCGCATTTACGAGGGGGAGTGGCGTGAACCCGATCACACCCTGATTCTTCCCGACACCTGCTTTGTGTCAACCTCCACTTGGGAGATCGAGGTTCAAGTGAAAGAAGCACTTAAAGACTCATCCAGTGCGGCACGGTGCCCCGCCAACAGACTGTATGTCGTGCCTCCTCTGAGGGGGAAGGTGATTGACTAG